Proteins encoded by one window of Planktothrix tepida PCC 9214:
- a CDS encoding DUF3370 domain-containing protein — protein sequence MLPLFLSLTLLAQAAPPAREIVQPQEVRPLPGQLDQIPVFNSNSPELILNEGILLSTFPQTDKKQPEAHLNFPFKGKFDIFAHHVAKPAQENDLRTLYLGILAYNPGNKPITIHILQAASYLSQPDAPFIPLDAVLDNINGNIYAGPGSRVMSDILRGKRQPEFVEKIVIPPQSSRLLLNAPIPVKNLEPPLNGRSTLMRLESNGEVYIASLAKYATVQQNRTEIAPTLTEWEQLLKLGTLVTPRDRTPTPPNTNPQQIIYGRVAGVALGSRWNGNIVDTNNSILTIPKPGEAFSYPLATLPRGQLGTNQIQSAPLVVRYPDTAYQAHGNYGIEYNLNLPLHNPTNQLQTVILTLQTPIKEEKLSQPGLRFFDPPAPQVFFRGTVRFSYKDEQGKSQTRYVHLVQKRGQPGEPLVKLTLKPKETRPVKVDFLYPPDASAPQVLTVQTLPLK from the coding sequence ATTTTACCCTTATTTCTCAGTTTAACTTTATTAGCCCAAGCTGCCCCTCCTGCGCGGGAAATTGTACAACCTCAAGAAGTGCGACCGTTACCCGGACAATTAGATCAAATCCCTGTTTTTAATAGTAATAGTCCTGAACTAATTTTAAACGAAGGAATTTTACTTTCAACCTTTCCCCAAACCGATAAAAAACAACCAGAAGCCCACTTAAATTTTCCTTTTAAAGGTAAATTTGATATTTTTGCCCACCACGTCGCTAAACCTGCCCAAGAAAACGATTTAAGAACGCTTTATTTAGGAATATTAGCTTATAATCCAGGCAATAAACCTATTACAATTCATATTTTACAAGCCGCGAGTTATTTAAGTCAACCCGATGCTCCATTTATTCCTCTGGATGCTGTTTTAGATAATATTAATGGGAATATTTATGCAGGGCCAGGAAGTCGGGTCATGAGTGATATTTTAAGGGGAAAACGACAACCTGAATTTGTTGAAAAAATTGTGATTCCGCCCCAAAGCAGTCGTCTATTATTAAATGCACCCATTCCGGTTAAAAATTTAGAACCGCCTTTAAATGGTCGGTCAACCTTAATGCGTTTAGAAAGTAATGGAGAAGTTTATATTGCCAGTTTAGCGAAATATGCAACGGTGCAACAAAATAGAACCGAAATTGCACCCACATTAACAGAATGGGAACAATTATTAAAGTTAGGAACATTAGTAACACCGCGCGATCGCACTCCGACACCACCGAATACAAATCCTCAACAAATCATTTATGGAAGAGTCGCTGGAGTTGCATTAGGTTCCCGTTGGAATGGCAATATTGTTGATACTAATAATTCTATTTTAACGATTCCTAAACCGGGAGAAGCTTTTTCTTATCCTCTTGCAACATTACCAAGAGGACAGTTAGGAACTAATCAAATTCAAAGTGCTCCCTTAGTCGTTCGATATCCTGATACTGCTTATCAAGCTCATGGAAATTATGGCATAGAATATAACTTAAATTTACCCTTACATAACCCTACCAATCAACTCCAAACGGTTATTTTAACGTTACAAACTCCCATCAAAGAAGAAAAATTATCCCAACCCGGCTTAAGGTTTTTTGACCCCCCCGCACCCCAAGTGTTTTTCCGAGGAACAGTTCGATTTAGTTATAAAGATGAGCAAGGAAAATCCCAAACTCGCTATGTTCATTTAGTACAAAAACGGGGTCAACCCGGAGAACCGTTAGTCAAATTAACCTTAAAACCCAAAGAAACCAGACCTGTTAAAGTTGATTTTCTTTATCCTCCAGATGCGTCTGCTCCTCAAGTTTTGACGGTGCAAACATTACCGTTAAAATAA
- a CDS encoding NYN domain-containing protein → MSSSLAKAVLFVDGYNIIGIWPLLRQKRDGDGMEEARRHLIETLVDYSAFEGLDARIVFDAHYQNTPSFSEAITRNVSIHYTGFGQTADTYIEKLCASLGRQLRLSRRRLIVATSDRAQQLTVTGYGAEWLSAEQLAEAVEATTRRRQRRHQPRKQSSSRFLASSLDAEAQTRLAQLRMGLK, encoded by the coding sequence ATGAGTAGCTCTCTCGCTAAAGCTGTCTTATTCGTAGACGGCTATAACATTATTGGAATATGGCCGCTATTGCGACAGAAACGGGATGGTGACGGGATGGAAGAAGCCCGTAGACACTTGATTGAAACGTTAGTGGACTATAGTGCCTTTGAAGGGTTAGATGCTCGCATTGTGTTTGATGCCCACTATCAAAATACTCCCAGTTTTAGCGAAGCCATTACCCGCAATGTGTCGATTCATTATACAGGTTTTGGACAAACCGCAGATACTTATATTGAAAAACTCTGTGCTTCTTTGGGTCGTCAATTGCGGTTGTCCCGACGTCGATTAATTGTCGCCACTTCAGACCGCGCTCAACAGTTGACGGTCACGGGTTATGGGGCTGAATGGCTGTCCGCCGAACAATTAGCCGAAGCGGTGGAAGCTACAACCCGCCGTCGCCAACGCCGTCATCAACCCCGGAAGCAATCGTCTAGTCGTTTCTTGGCGAGTTCCCTAGATGCAGAGGCTCAAACCCGCCTCGCTCAGTTGAGAATGGGCTTAAAATAG